The following proteins are encoded in a genomic region of Arachis ipaensis cultivar K30076 chromosome B02, Araip1.1, whole genome shotgun sequence:
- the LOC107626429 gene encoding sulfite exporter TauE/SafE family protein 4 isoform X1, which translates to MSMSNTRGFIAYLVSASSVAVLSAVLLINHARHHNHESKPYLTTNTLYESGVQKVWPELELNWRVVLATVIGFLGSAFGTVGGVGGGGIFVPMLTLLVGFDTKSAAALSKCMIMGASASSVWYNLRVPHPTKEVPILDYDLALLFQPMLLLGITIGVSLSVVFPYWLITVLIIILFIGTSSRSFFKGIEMWKEETLLKEKAKQEETIVNSRGELLIDTKYEPLIPKEEKSALEIMCLNLRWKRMLVLMVVWLGFLLIQIIKNNTKACSVLYWVLFGLQFPIAFVVFGYETVKLYKDHKKRITTGCLDYICEASIAWTPMNLAFCALCGIIGGTVGGLLGSGGGFVLGPLLLEIGVIPQVASATATFVMMFSSSLSVVEFYLLKRFPIPFALYLTTVSVLAGFWGQFFVRRLVKCLGRASLIVFILSGVIFASAVTMGVVGTEQSIKMINNHEFMGFLGFCTSQ; encoded by the exons ATGTCAATGTCAAACACTAGAGGTTTCATTGCATATCTTGTCTCTGCTTCCTCTGTTGCTGTTTTGTCTGCTGTGTTACTCATAAACCATGCTCGTCATCATAATCATGAAAGCAAACCATACCTTACTACCAATACCCTTTATGAATCTGGAGTTCAGAAAGTTTGGCCT GAATTGGAGCTGAATTGGAGGGTTGTGTTGGCCACAGTGATTGGTTTTCTTGGGTCTGCTTTTGGAACTGTTGGTGGGGTTGGTGGTGGTGGCATTTTTGTTCCCATGCTTACTCTCCTTGTTGGCTTTGATACAAAATCTGCTGCTGCTCTATCTAAAT GTATGATAATGGGGGCATCAGCATCATCTGTATGGTACAATCTGAGAGTGCCACATCCAACAAAGGAGGTTCCAATATTAGACTATGATCTTGCACTTCTGTTCCAACCTATGCTCTTGCTTGGAATCACTATTGGTGTTTCTCTCAGTGTTGTCTTCCCCTATTGGCTCATCACTGTCCTCATCATCATTCTCTTCATTGGCACATCTTCAAGGTCCTTCTTCAAAGGAATTGAGATGTGGAAGGAAGAGACTCTTCTCaag GAAAAGGCCAAGCAAGAAGAAACTATAGTTAATTCACGTGGAGAAC ttttaattgatacaaaatatgAACCATTGATCCCCAAAGAAGAGAAGTCAGCTCTA gAAATAATGTGTCTCAACCTTAGATGGAAAAGGATGCTGGTGTTGATGGTAGTGTGGCTTGGTTTCTTGCTGATTCAAATCATCAAA AATAATACAAAGGCTTGCAGTGTTTTGTACTGGGTGCTTTTTGGATTACAG TTTCCAATTGCATTTGTGGTGTTTGGGTATGAAACAGTGAAGTTGTACAAGGATCACAAGAAAAGAATCACAACAGGGTGCTTAGATTACATATGTGAGGCCTCAATAGCATGGACACCTATGAACCTTGCATTTTGTGCATTGTGTGGAATCATTGGTGGAACTGTTGGAGGGTTACTTGGTTCTGGTGGTGGATTTGTTTTAGGCCCTCTTCTCTTGGAGATTGGTGTTATCCCTCAG GTTGCTAGTGCGACAGCAACATTTGTGATGATGTTTTCATCATCTTTGTCTGTGGTTGAATTCTACCTTCTCAAGAGATTCCCTATTCCTTTTG CCTTATACCTCACTACAGTGTCAGTTTTGGCTGGATTCTGGGGACAATTCTTTGTAAGAAGATTGGTTAAATGTCTTGGAAGGGCTTCACTCATTGTATTCATCCTCTCTGGTGTTATTTTTGCAAGTGCTGTCACCATGG GTGTTGTTGGCACTGAACAGAGCATTAAAATGATAAACAACCATGAGTTTATGGGATTCTTAGGATTTTGTACAAGTCAGTGA
- the LOC107626429 gene encoding sulfite exporter TauE/SafE family protein 4 isoform X2, with protein sequence MSMSNTRGFIAYLVSASSVAVLSAVLLINHARHHNHESKPYLTTNTLYESGVQKVWPELELNWRVVLATVIGFLGSAFGTVGGVGGGGIFVPMLTLLVGFDTKSAAALSKCMIMGASASSVWYNLRVPHPTKEVPILDYDLALLFQPMLLLGITIGVSLSVVFPYWLITVLIIILFIGTSSRSFFKGIEMWKEETLLKEKAKQEETIVNSRGELLIDTKYEPLIPKEEKSALEIMCLNLRWKRMLVLMVVWLGFLLIQIIKNNTKACSVLYWVLFGLQFPIAFVVFGYETVKLYKDHKKRITTGCLDYICEASIAWTPMNLAFCALCGIIGGTVGGLLGSGGGFVLGPLLLEIGVIPQVIKVYSMHIFKVLLTRLSIYATLKKCVD encoded by the exons ATGTCAATGTCAAACACTAGAGGTTTCATTGCATATCTTGTCTCTGCTTCCTCTGTTGCTGTTTTGTCTGCTGTGTTACTCATAAACCATGCTCGTCATCATAATCATGAAAGCAAACCATACCTTACTACCAATACCCTTTATGAATCTGGAGTTCAGAAAGTTTGGCCT GAATTGGAGCTGAATTGGAGGGTTGTGTTGGCCACAGTGATTGGTTTTCTTGGGTCTGCTTTTGGAACTGTTGGTGGGGTTGGTGGTGGTGGCATTTTTGTTCCCATGCTTACTCTCCTTGTTGGCTTTGATACAAAATCTGCTGCTGCTCTATCTAAAT GTATGATAATGGGGGCATCAGCATCATCTGTATGGTACAATCTGAGAGTGCCACATCCAACAAAGGAGGTTCCAATATTAGACTATGATCTTGCACTTCTGTTCCAACCTATGCTCTTGCTTGGAATCACTATTGGTGTTTCTCTCAGTGTTGTCTTCCCCTATTGGCTCATCACTGTCCTCATCATCATTCTCTTCATTGGCACATCTTCAAGGTCCTTCTTCAAAGGAATTGAGATGTGGAAGGAAGAGACTCTTCTCaag GAAAAGGCCAAGCAAGAAGAAACTATAGTTAATTCACGTGGAGAAC ttttaattgatacaaaatatgAACCATTGATCCCCAAAGAAGAGAAGTCAGCTCTA gAAATAATGTGTCTCAACCTTAGATGGAAAAGGATGCTGGTGTTGATGGTAGTGTGGCTTGGTTTCTTGCTGATTCAAATCATCAAA AATAATACAAAGGCTTGCAGTGTTTTGTACTGGGTGCTTTTTGGATTACAG TTTCCAATTGCATTTGTGGTGTTTGGGTATGAAACAGTGAAGTTGTACAAGGATCACAAGAAAAGAATCACAACAGGGTGCTTAGATTACATATGTGAGGCCTCAATAGCATGGACACCTATGAACCTTGCATTTTGTGCATTGTGTGGAATCATTGGTGGAACTGTTGGAGGGTTACTTGGTTCTGGTGGTGGATTTGTTTTAGGCCCTCTTCTCTTGGAGATTGGTGTTATCCCTCAGGTAATTAAAGTATATAGTATGCACATTTTCAAGGTTTTGTTGACTAGGTTAAGTATATATGCTACTTTGAAAAAATGTGTTGACTAG
- the LOC107626431 gene encoding late embryogenesis abundant protein ECP63, with amino-acid sequence MESREQLKEERAEQTAKDLEEVNKARNHDHDEQQQQKPGVIGSVLRAVHDTYESAKDVVVGKRDNTTTNAASSDITTTNTGEELGGFGAGEVRDISIGKAKNAKGSTKEQADYAAEKGKESKDATMEKAGEYTDYASQKAKETKDAASQKAKEAKDATMDKAKEAKDKTMEKGGEYRDYASEKAKEGKDTTVGKLGELKERAMGFLGGKKEETKQKSGETFEATKDKAYDMKEATKNKASETAEAAKHKTTEAKDKTKENLSGAEEEARRKMEELKVEGGGGYNRDLETAAAAAGDKPSTVRLQKTRPVAVAEALKASDQMTGQAFNDVGRVDGDDEVSK; translated from the exons ATGGAGTCAAGGGAACAATTGAAGGAAGAAAGAGCTGAACAAACTGCAAAAGATCTTGAAGAAGTTAACAAAGCTAGAAACCATGATCATgatgaacaacaacaacaaaagccaGGTGTAATTGGTTCAGTGCTAAGAGCAGTTCATGACACATATGAAAGTGCTAAAGATGTTGTTGTTGGCAAAAGGGACAACACTACTACAAATGCAGCATCATCAGATATAACTACAACAAATACAGGTGAAGAATTGGGAGGATTTGGTGCTGGTGAAGTCAGAGATATCTCTATTGGAAAAGCCAAGAATGCAAAAGGTTCTACAAAGGAACAAGCTG ATTATGCAGctgaaaagggaaaagaatcaaaaGATGCTACAATGGAAAAGGCAGGTGAATACACAGATTATGCATCACAGAaagcaaaagaaacaaaagatgCTGCATCTCAAAAAGCAAAGGAAGCTAAAGATGCAACCATGGATAAGGCTAAGGAAGCCAAGGACAAGACAATGGAAAAGGGTG GTGAGTACAGAGATTATGCTTCGGAGAAGGCGAAGGAAGGGAAGGACACCACGGTGGGGAAGCTTGGGGAGCTGAAGGAGAGGGCGATGGGTTTCTTGGGAggcaagaaagaagaaacaaagcaGAAGAGTGGAGAGACATTTGAAGCAACGAAGGACAAAGCTTATGATATGAAGGAAGCAACAAAGAACAAGGCTTCAGAAACTGCTGAGGCAGCAAAGCACAAAACCACCGAAGCTAAGGACAAGACCAAG GAAAACTTGAGCGGAGCAGAGGAAGAAGCAAGGAGGAAAATGGAAGAGCTTAAGGTGGAAGGTGGAGGAGGATACAACAGAGATCTGGAaaccgccgccgccgccgccggaGACAAGCCGTCTACGGTGAGATTGCAAAAGACGCGACCGGTTGCGGTGGCCGAAGCCTTGAAAGCATCTGATCAGATGACAGGACAGGCCTTCAACGACGTCGGACGGGTCGACGGCGACGATGAAGTTTCCAagtaa
- the LOC107626430 gene encoding probable glycosyltransferase At5g03795 encodes MGFCYWCGSSSLKPLLLMVVPLVMVMALTFAFLNGPSSNNNNTLVPLLWSSITPSSSPNNSSSLFINNGDDNKTMHAFDDHHMFFFNNLSYFSPPPLSLPEQYNQTEVVDHDISKTWASSAPLNESYVVPQNMLIFFSFFVFPFWEQNQTEVVDHDISKTWASSAPLNESYVVPQRKFSILDRTEAGLLQARAAIRDARNWNQTLDQDYVPIGPVYRNAKAFHRSYLEMEKQFKVFVYKEGEPPIFHNGPCKSIYSMEGNFIHAIEMNEQFRTRDPKKAHVFFLPFSVVMMVRFVYERNSRDFGPIRTTVKDYINLIAGRYPYWNRSLGSDHFMLSCHDWGPETSFSIPYLYKNSIRVLCNANTSEGFNPTKDVSLPEVNLQTGTIDGFLGGPSASKRSILAFFAGGVHGPIRPIILEQWENKDEDIQVHKYLPKGVSYYGMLRKSKFCLCPSGYEVASPRVVEAIYTGCVPVLISDHYVPPFSDVLNWKSFSVEVSSRDIPKLKEILTNISSRQYIRMQRRVDNIRRHFEVHYPPKRFDVFHMILHSVWLRRLNIRIYDD; translated from the exons ATGGGTTTTTGTTATTGGTGTGGTTCTTCATCATTGAAGCCATTGTTGTTGATGGTTGTTCCTCTTGTAATGGTTATGGCACTTACTTTTGCTTTTCTGAATGGTCCAAGTAGTAACAATAATAATACCTTGGTGCCACTACTTTGGAGCTCTAtaactccttcttcttctcctaataattcttcttctttattcaTCAACAATGGTGATGATAACAAAACTATGCATGCCTTTGATGATCATCACATGTTTTTCTTCAATAACCTCTCTTACTTCTCTCCTCCACCACTTTCTCTTCCGGAACAATAT AACCAAACTGAGGTAGTTGATCATGACATCTCAAAAACTTGGGCAAGTTCAGCTCCTTTGAATGAATCTTATGTTGTTCCCCAGAACATG ctcatttttttttctttttttgtttttcctttttgggAACAGAACCAAACTGAGGTAGTTGATCATGACATCTCAAAAACTTGGGCAAGTTCAGCTCCTTTGAATGAATCTTATGTTGTTCCCCAAAGAAAATTCAGCATCTTAGATAGAACTGAAGCAGGTTTGCTACAAGCTAGAGCTGCTATTAGAGATGCAAGAAATTGGAATCAAACACTTGATCAAGACTATGTTCCAATAGGTCCAGTCTATAGGAATGCCAAAGCATTTCACAG GAGCTATTTAGAAATGGAGAAACAATTCAAAGTATTTGTCTATAAAGAAGGGGAGCCTCCAATTTTTCATAATGGACCATGCAAAAGCATATACTCAATGGAGGGTAATTTCATCCATGCTATTGAGATGAATGAGCAATTTCGAACAAGGGATCCTAAGAAAGCTCATGTGTTCTTCCTTCCCTTCAGTGTAGTAAtgatggtccgatttgtgtacgaGAGGAACTCGCGCGATTTCGGCCCCATAAGAACAACTGTCAAGGATTATATCAATCTCATTGCTGGAAGATATCCTTATTGGAATCGAAGCCTTGGTTCTGATCATTTCATGCTTTCTTGCCATGATTGG gGGCCAGAGACTTCATTCTCTATTCCTTACTTATACAAGAACTCTATCCGTGTATTGTGCAATGCCAACACCTCTGAAGGTTTCAACCCTACAAAAGATGTTTCTCTTCCTGAAGTCAATCTCCAAACAG GTACAATAGATGGTTTTCTTGGTGGGCCTTCCGCATCTAAACGCTCAATTTTGGCCTTCTTTGCCGGTGGGGTTCATGGGCCCATTAGGCCCATTATACTTGAGCAATGGGAGAACAAGGATGAAGATATCCAAGTCCACAAGTACCTTCCAAAGGGGGTTTCCTACTATGGTATGCTTAGAAAGAGCAAGTTTTGTCTTTGCCCTAGTGGGTATGAGGTGGCAAGCCCAAGGGTAGTTGAGGCAATTTACACAGGTTGTGTCCCTGTGCTTATTTCTGACCACTATGTCCCTCCATTTAGTGATGTCTTGAATTGGAAGTCTTTTTCAGTTGAAGTTTCTTCAAGAGACATTCCAAAATTGAAGGAGATTCTAACAAACATCTCTTCAAGACAATATATAAGGATGCAAAGGAGAGTGGACAACATTAGGAGACACTTTGAAGTGCATTATCCTCCTAAAAGATTTGATGTCTTCCATATGATACTTCATTCAGTTTGGCTTAGGAGATTAAACATTAGAATTTATGATGATTAA